The following coding sequences lie in one Deltaproteobacteria bacterium HGW-Deltaproteobacteria-6 genomic window:
- a CDS encoding sulfate adenylyltransferase — translation MDHLDKLEAQSVYIFREAYREFKNLVMLWSIGKDSTVLLWLARKAFFGHVPMPMLHIDTHFKIPEMIEYRDALARQWHLNILYGENTEALAKKETYPDGNCDRISCCRKLKSEALKNTLSGQWPRYRFDHGLGRYVPDTNTEQYTGVIVGVRADEEGSRSKERYFSPRDRENDWDVGDQPPELWNQFKTDFAPGTHIRVHPLLDWTELNIWEYIERENIPLVSLYFNQGDGKRYRSLGCYPCTTPVASEARTVKEIIAELREGKFSNIAERSGRAQDKEDGGGLETLRREGYM, via the coding sequence ATGGATCATCTTGACAAACTGGAAGCACAGAGCGTGTATATATTCCGGGAGGCCTACCGGGAATTTAAGAACCTGGTTATGCTGTGGTCGATCGGCAAAGACAGCACCGTCTTGCTGTGGCTGGCGAGGAAGGCTTTTTTCGGTCATGTGCCTATGCCCATGCTGCACATCGATACGCATTTCAAAATTCCAGAAATGATTGAATACCGCGATGCATTGGCCCGGCAATGGCATTTGAATATCCTCTATGGGGAAAACACGGAAGCGCTGGCAAAAAAGGAAACCTACCCTGATGGGAACTGCGACCGTATCAGCTGCTGCCGCAAATTGAAAAGTGAGGCGCTGAAAAACACGCTGTCGGGGCAGTGGCCGCGCTACCGGTTCGATCACGGCCTTGGCCGCTATGTGCCGGATACAAATACCGAGCAGTATACCGGCGTCATCGTCGGCGTGCGTGCTGACGAAGAAGGCAGCCGGTCGAAAGAGCGGTATTTCTCGCCGCGCGATCGTGAAAATGACTGGGATGTCGGCGATCAACCACCGGAATTATGGAATCAATTCAAAACTGATTTCGCGCCGGGGACGCATATTCGCGTTCATCCCCTGCTGGATTGGACGGAACTCAATATCTGGGAATATATCGAACGGGAGAATATTCCGCTGGTCTCCCTGTATTTCAATCAGGGCGACGGCAAACGCTATCGCTCGCTGGGCTGCTACCCCTGTACAACACCTGTAGCGTCGGAGGCCCGCACAGTGAAGGAAATCATTGCGGAGCTGCGGGAAGGGAAATTTTCCAACATTGCGGAGCGATCAGGCCGCGCGCAGGATAAAGAA
- a CDS encoding phosphoadenylyl-sulfate reductase — protein MQQEIIKELVLQFKDQEPDQILRYFLSAYAGSSINNKDRIALASSLGAEDQVLTQIILAIKPEARIFILDTGRLPSETYDVVNRTMSRYKMKYEFLFPESADVEAMESREGPNLFYESIENRKKCCFVRKVKPLGRVLSTLDVWITGLRRQQAVTRNALEKIEWDEGNGLIKLNPLADWSEERVWAYIKEHQIPYNKLHDQGYPSIGCAPCTRKVLSGEDLRSGRWWWETPEQKECGLHIVNGKLVGRNK, from the coding sequence ATGCAGCAAGAAATAATAAAGGAATTGGTTTTGCAATTCAAAGACCAGGAACCGGATCAGATTCTGCGCTATTTCCTTTCGGCCTATGCCGGAAGCTCCATTAATAACAAGGATCGCATTGCTCTGGCGTCGAGCCTTGGCGCAGAGGATCAAGTCCTCACGCAAATCATTCTAGCCATAAAGCCTGAAGCAAGAATCTTTATCCTCGATACGGGGAGGCTCCCTAGTGAGACTTATGACGTTGTGAACCGCACCATGTCGCGATACAAGATGAAGTATGAGTTTTTGTTTCCGGAATCAGCAGATGTCGAGGCCATGGAAAGCCGGGAGGGGCCTAACCTCTTTTATGAAAGCATCGAAAACAGAAAAAAATGTTGTTTCGTGCGCAAGGTAAAGCCGCTTGGAAGAGTTCTGTCCACACTGGATGTCTGGATTACGGGATTGCGCAGGCAACAGGCTGTCACAAGAAATGCCCTGGAAAAAATTGAGTGGGATGAAGGCAATGGCCTCATCAAGCTCAATCCTCTGGCCGATTGGAGCGAAGAGCGGGTATGGGCCTATATTAAGGAACATCAGATACCCTACAATAAACTGCACGATCAGGGCTATCCGAGCATCGGCTGCGCCCCTTGTACCCGGAAGGTGTTGTCCGGCGAAGATCTCCGGTCGGGGCGCTGGTGGTGGGAAACACCCGAACAGAAGGAATGCGGTCTGCATATTGTAAACGGCAAACTTGTCGGAAGGAATAAGTAA
- a CDS encoding sulfurtransferase TusA family protein — MEHEIKKHLNLHGVACPMNFVKTKLALEELESGEYLEVILDEGEPMLNVPRSLKEEGHRVVKVEPIGETFRVVVKKG, encoded by the coding sequence ATGGAACATGAGATTAAGAAACATCTGAATCTGCATGGTGTCGCCTGCCCTATGAATTTCGTCAAGACGAAGCTCGCTCTTGAAGAATTGGAATCCGGTGAATATCTGGAAGTGATCCTTGATGAAGGAGAACCCATGCTGAATGTGCCCCGGAGTCTGAAGGAAGAAGGTCATCGGGTGGTCAAAGTTGAGCCTATTGGCGAAACCTTCCGGGTCGTCGTGAAAAAAGGATAA
- a CDS encoding sulfite reductase subunit beta has product MSEKDFDLAALKKVGMIQQKQKDYFAMRLHAVGGDFTSAQLAKVAVVAEKYGRGQLHLSTRQGIEIHFVHHSHLEEARGELDSVGVTMGACGPRIRIIVACPGELTCHWGIIDTKAIARKLDEKYFRQETPHKFKLSVTGCPHNCAKATENDIGVMGGILPAWDKASCSDCGLCLNICPTGAISKVGDDYVLDEAKCLYCSICTSGCPEGSWRAAKRGYILWIGGTMGKIPRLGTRLGGLIENADRLYELIDRTIAFYRRNGRKKERFGHTINRIGVEKVNEEILHGT; this is encoded by the coding sequence ATGAGTGAGAAAGATTTTGATCTGGCGGCCCTGAAAAAAGTCGGCATGATTCAACAGAAGCAGAAAGATTATTTTGCCATGCGGCTGCACGCCGTGGGCGGCGATTTCACCTCCGCCCAATTGGCGAAAGTTGCTGTCGTGGCAGAAAAGTATGGCCGTGGGCAGCTTCACCTTTCAACAAGACAGGGCATCGAGATCCACTTCGTCCATCACAGCCATCTCGAAGAGGCCAGAGGCGAGCTGGACTCGGTCGGCGTGACCATGGGTGCCTGCGGCCCGCGAATCCGTATTATTGTTGCCTGCCCGGGGGAGTTAACCTGCCACTGGGGCATCATCGATACGAAAGCCATCGCCCGTAAGCTGGACGAGAAATATTTCCGGCAGGAAACGCCGCACAAGTTCAAGCTGTCCGTCACGGGTTGCCCGCATAATTGCGCCAAAGCGACGGAAAACGATATCGGCGTCATGGGCGGGATTCTGCCCGCGTGGGACAAGGCGTCATGCAGTGATTGCGGGCTTTGCCTTAATATTTGCCCCACGGGAGCCATCAGTAAAGTAGGTGATGACTATGTTCTGGACGAAGCGAAGTGCCTCTATTGCAGTATTTGCACATCCGGCTGCCCGGAAGGGTCATGGAGGGCAGCCAAGCGCGGGTATATCCTCTGGATCGGTGGAACGATGGGGAAGATTCCCCGATTGGGCACACGCCTTGGCGGGTTAATCGAAAACGCCGACAGGCTCTATGAGCTGATTGACCGGACCATCGCGTTTTACCGCCGCAATGGACGGAAGAAAGAAAGATTTGGACACACGATCAACAGGATTGGTGTGGAAAAAGTGAACGAGGAGATACTTCATGGAACATGA
- a CDS encoding adenylyltransferase: MNDEQIERYSRNIILKQVGGKGQEKLLASKVLIIGAGGLGAPAALYLAAAGVGTIGLVDGDHVDLSNLQRQIIHFTGDVGIPKVDSAAEKIKALNPDVRVVTYKERALSGNIQSMITDYDFVIDGTDNFPAKFLINDACVLQGKPFSHAGILRFDGQTITVLPGESPCYRCLFIAPPPVGAVPSCSQAGVLGGMAGIIGTIQAVEALKYLLGLKELLTGRLLIFDALAMRFREVKVNKNPDCPVCGKNPTITSLVDYEQKACEIRR; encoded by the coding sequence ATGAACGATGAACAAATTGAGCGATACAGCCGTAATATAATTTTAAAGCAGGTCGGCGGCAAAGGTCAGGAAAAGTTGCTTGCCTCGAAAGTACTCATCATCGGGGCCGGGGGCCTGGGCGCTCCTGCGGCCCTTTATCTTGCCGCCGCGGGCGTGGGGACGATCGGCCTTGTGGATGGCGATCATGTCGATCTGAGCAACCTCCAGCGGCAGATTATTCACTTTACCGGCGATGTGGGTATTCCCAAGGTGGACTCAGCAGCGGAAAAAATAAAAGCGCTGAATCCCGATGTCCGGGTCGTTACATATAAGGAACGGGCATTGTCGGGGAATATTCAGTCCATGATCACCGATTATGATTTCGTGATCGACGGAACGGATAATTTCCCGGCGAAGTTTCTGATCAACGACGCGTGTGTTTTGCAAGGCAAGCCTTTTTCCCATGCGGGTATTCTGAGGTTTGACGGGCAGACGATTACGGTCCTGCCCGGTGAAAGCCCATGTTACCGCTGTCTGTTCATCGCGCCCCCGCCGGTTGGCGCAGTGCCGAGTTGCAGTCAGGCCGGCGTTTTGGGCGGTATGGCGGGCATCATCGGCACCATCCAGGCGGTGGAGGCTCTCAAATATCTGCTGGGGCTGAAGGAATTGCTGACTGGGCGGCTGCTGATCTTTGACGCGTTGGCCATGCGCTTCCGCGAGGTCAAGGTAAACAAGAATCCCGATTGCCCGGTGTGCGGCAAAAACCCGACCATTACCAGTCTGGTGGACTATGAACAAAAGGCTTGTGAGATTAGAAGATGA
- a CDS encoding O-acetylhomoserine sulfhydrylase translates to MKQRGFTTRAIHESGLRKEAQGALRFPLYDTAAFGFESAESMADVFYGRQASHAYTRISNPTVETFERKITALEGGVASVAVASGMAAISTTFLNLVASGENIISTASLFGGTYTFFKKILTPFGVETRFVPAEDLAAIEAAIDGNTRAIFMETISNPCMIVADFEEISSIAAKHRIPVIADSTVTTPYLFRARDFGVNVVLHSTTKYVSGGATSMGGVIVDLGNYDWSLSPALQDYHRFRDMAFIARLRKEIYRETGSCLAPHNAWLQTLGLETLGLRMERICANAGSMAEYLSTHRAVKSVLYPGLPSSPFHKLAQKQFSGFGGILSLNLFSKADCFRFLNKLSVISRASNLGDNKTLALHPASTIFAGFTEAEMKGLGVDDTLIRISFGIEDIDDLREDISQALNEGA, encoded by the coding sequence ATGAAACAACGCGGATTTACAACCAGGGCCATTCACGAATCGGGTCTCCGGAAAGAGGCGCAGGGAGCGCTGCGCTTTCCCCTCTATGACACGGCCGCTTTCGGGTTTGAATCCGCTGAGTCCATGGCCGATGTTTTTTACGGACGGCAGGCCTCTCATGCCTATACACGCATATCCAACCCGACCGTGGAAACCTTTGAACGCAAGATCACAGCCCTGGAAGGCGGCGTTGCCTCCGTGGCCGTTGCATCGGGAATGGCGGCCATCTCCACAACCTTTCTCAATTTAGTTGCGTCAGGCGAAAATATAATTTCCACCGCGTCGCTCTTTGGCGGGACCTATACGTTTTTCAAAAAAATCCTCACGCCCTTCGGGGTGGAAACGCGTTTTGTTCCAGCGGAAGATTTAGCTGCCATAGAAGCGGCCATTGACGGGAACACCCGGGCAATTTTCATGGAGACAATTTCCAATCCCTGCATGATCGTTGCCGATTTTGAAGAGATCTCTTCGATTGCCGCAAAGCATCGGATACCCGTCATTGCCGACAGCACGGTAACAACGCCTTATCTTTTTCGCGCCCGGGATTTCGGCGTCAACGTCGTTTTGCATTCCACGACAAAGTATGTCTCGGGAGGCGCAACCAGTATGGGCGGCGTTATCGTTGATCTGGGCAATTATGACTGGTCGCTCTCTCCCGCGCTTCAGGACTATCATCGGTTCAGAGATATGGCCTTTATTGCCCGGCTGCGAAAAGAGATCTATCGGGAAACGGGCAGTTGCCTTGCGCCCCATAACGCCTGGCTGCAAACCCTGGGACTGGAAACCCTGGGCCTGCGCATGGAGAGGATCTGCGCCAACGCCGGTAGTATGGCGGAGTATTTATCAACCCATCGCGCCGTTAAGTCCGTTTTATATCCTGGGTTGCCGTCATCTCCGTTTCACAAGCTGGCGCAAAAGCAATTTTCAGGTTTCGGCGGGATTCTATCATTGAATCTCTTCAGCAAGGCGGACTGCTTCCGTTTTTTAAACAAGCTGTCTGTGATCAGCCGGGCCTCCAATCTGGGCGACAATAAAACGCTGGCCCTGCACCCCGCGTCAACGATTTTTGCCGGGTTTACGGAAGCAGAGATGAAAGGTCTGGGGGTGGATGACACCCTGATTCGCATTTCATTCGGCATTGAAGATATTGATGACCTGCGTGAGGACATTTCGCAAGCCTTAAATGAAGGAGCATAA
- the thiS gene encoding thiamine biosynthesis protein ThiS: MKLLINGNAEEVSGVLTITELLAEKKVADPDMVTVELNGTILQRQDFVSIKIKEGDAVEFLYFMGGGSGA; encoded by the coding sequence ATGAAATTACTGATTAATGGAAATGCAGAAGAGGTTTCGGGCGTTTTGACCATAACGGAGCTGCTGGCCGAGAAGAAGGTCGCGGACCCCGATATGGTTACGGTGGAACTAAACGGGACCATTCTGCAGCGCCAGGATTTTGTATCGATCAAGATAAAGGAAGGCGATGCCGTGGAATTTCTCTATTTCATGGGCGGCGGGTCCGGGGCATGA
- a CDS encoding sulfate ABC transporter ATP-binding protein — protein MSIEARNISKRFGSFTALKDVSLDIPSGELVALLGPSGSGKTTLLRIIAGLETPEGGTIQINGEDTTSRHVRERKVGFVFQHYALFKHMTVLENVAFGLRVKSRKARLPDQEIREKVLGLLRLVQLDGLADRHPSQLSGGQRQRIALARALAVEPQILLLDEPFGALDAQVRAELRRWLRKLHDEIHVTSVFVTHDQEEALELADRIVVMREGRIEQIGTPEEVYEHPANAFVLNFLGNVNLFHCRSHQTRGKSGEGVSAVAGREETGAPEVLGYVRTHDLALERKPLDHTSIEARVLHIHAIGPVVRVSLTLAGSRETLEAELTRDVFQSLGLQKNEPIFVRPRHVRVFEDYQI, from the coding sequence ATGAGCATTGAAGCAAGAAATATCAGCAAGCGATTCGGTAGTTTCACCGCCCTCAAGGACGTAAGTCTGGATATTCCGTCAGGAGAGCTTGTGGCGCTGCTCGGGCCTTCGGGCTCCGGCAAGACAACGCTGCTCAGGATCATCGCCGGACTGGAAACGCCTGAAGGCGGGACTATTCAAATCAATGGCGAAGACACTACCAGCCGGCATGTCCGTGAGCGAAAGGTCGGGTTTGTCTTTCAGCACTATGCCTTGTTCAAGCATATGACGGTTTTGGAAAATGTCGCATTCGGCCTGCGGGTCAAATCACGAAAGGCGCGCCTGCCGGATCAGGAAATCCGGGAAAAAGTATTGGGGTTATTGCGTCTGGTACAGCTCGATGGCTTGGCCGACCGCCATCCGTCCCAATTGTCGGGAGGGCAGCGCCAGAGAATCGCCCTGGCGCGGGCACTGGCCGTGGAGCCGCAGATTCTGCTTCTTGACGAACCCTTCGGGGCGCTTGATGCCCAGGTCCGGGCGGAATTGCGCCGCTGGCTGCGAAAACTTCACGATGAGATCCACGTAACGAGCGTCTTTGTAACGCATGACCAGGAAGAGGCATTGGAACTGGCCGACCGCATTGTCGTGATGCGCGAAGGAAGGATCGAACAGATCGGCACACCGGAGGAAGTCTATGAACACCCGGCCAATGCTTTTGTCCTGAATTTTTTAGGCAACGTCAACCTCTTTCATTGCCGCTCTCATCAGACGCGAGGCAAATCCGGTGAAGGCGTTTCAGCAGTCGCAGGCCGCGAGGAGACAGGCGCCCCAGAGGTTCTGGGCTACGTCCGGACACACGATCTGGCTTTGGAAAGAAAGCCCCTCGATCATACCAGTATTGAGGCCAGGGTTCTCCATATCCATGCCATCGGTCCCGTGGTGCGCGTCAGCCTGACTCTGGCGGGCAGCCGTGAGACATTGGAGGCCGAATTGACGAGAGACGTTTTTCAAAGCCTGGGTCTGCAAAAAAATGAACCGATTTTTGTAAGGCCCCGGCATGTCAGGGTGTTCGAAGATTACCAGATATAA